A portion of the Oxynema aestuarii AP17 genome contains these proteins:
- the argS gene encoding arginine--tRNA ligase produces MKATIEQLKKRVSAALVAAFGDELAETDPLLVPASNPKFGDYQANVAMSLAKPLKQQPRAIAEQIVANLDVSDFCEPPQIAGPGFINFTLTHAYIESQLSSIIGFARLGVEKIDNPQRVVVDFSSPNIAKEMHVGHLRSTIIGDSIARILEFLGHDVLRLNHVGDWGTQFGMLITYLREAYPDALTTADALDIGDLVAFYKKAKQRFDEDEQFREASRQEVVQLQAKSEDTLQAWQLLCEQSRREFQKIYDLLDIHLNERGESFYNAYLPEVVADLDKLGLLEEDQGAQCVFLEGFTNKSGDPQPLIVQKSDGGYNYATTDLAALRYRIDKDGADRIIYVTDMGQATHFAQVFQVATRAGWIPETVEVVHVPFGLVQGEDGKKLKTRSGETVRLRDLLDEAVGRARADLEQRLHDESRHESEEFIDRVAEVVGIGAVKYADLSQNRTSSYIFSYDKMLALQGNTAPYLLYAYVRIQGISRKGDVDFGHIGAGAQLKFREETELALAKHILSLGETIGAVEADLLPNRLCQYLFELSQKFNQFYDRCPVLQAKEPERTSRLVLCDFTARTLKLGLSLLGIPVLERM; encoded by the coding sequence ATGAAAGCTACTATCGAACAACTCAAAAAGCGCGTCAGTGCTGCATTAGTCGCAGCCTTTGGTGACGAGTTAGCCGAAACCGACCCGTTGTTGGTTCCGGCGAGTAATCCTAAATTTGGCGATTATCAAGCCAACGTGGCGATGTCCCTGGCGAAACCCCTCAAGCAACAACCCCGGGCGATCGCCGAGCAAATTGTCGCCAACTTGGATGTCTCCGACTTTTGCGAACCGCCCCAAATTGCCGGACCGGGCTTTATTAACTTCACCCTGACCCACGCTTACATCGAATCCCAACTCAGTTCCATTATCGGTTTCGCCCGTCTCGGGGTCGAAAAAATCGACAATCCCCAGCGTGTCGTCGTGGACTTCTCCAGTCCCAACATTGCTAAAGAAATGCACGTCGGACACCTGCGATCGACCATTATCGGCGACTCGATCGCCCGCATCCTCGAATTCCTCGGTCACGACGTCCTCCGACTCAACCACGTCGGCGACTGGGGAACCCAATTCGGGATGTTAATTACCTACCTGCGCGAAGCCTACCCCGACGCCCTCACCACCGCCGACGCCCTCGATATCGGCGATTTAGTCGCATTTTATAAAAAAGCCAAACAGCGTTTCGACGAAGACGAGCAATTTCGCGAAGCCTCTCGCCAAGAAGTCGTCCAACTGCAAGCTAAATCTGAGGATACCCTTCAAGCGTGGCAACTGCTGTGCGAACAGTCCCGGCGGGAGTTTCAGAAAATTTACGACCTGCTCGACATTCACCTCAACGAACGGGGCGAATCGTTCTACAATGCTTATCTGCCCGAAGTCGTCGCCGATCTCGATAAGTTAGGCTTACTCGAAGAAGACCAAGGGGCGCAATGCGTCTTTTTAGAAGGATTTACCAATAAATCCGGCGACCCCCAACCGCTTATCGTCCAGAAGTCCGACGGCGGTTATAATTACGCCACCACCGATTTAGCCGCCCTGCGCTACCGGATCGACAAAGATGGGGCCGATCGCATTATCTACGTCACCGATATGGGTCAGGCGACTCACTTCGCCCAAGTCTTTCAAGTGGCGACCCGCGCCGGATGGATTCCGGAAACAGTCGAAGTGGTTCACGTTCCCTTCGGTTTGGTGCAAGGGGAAGACGGGAAAAAGCTCAAAACCCGTTCTGGCGAAACGGTTCGCCTGCGCGATTTACTCGACGAAGCGGTAGGACGGGCTCGCGCCGATTTGGAACAACGCCTCCACGACGAAAGCCGTCACGAAAGTGAGGAGTTTATCGATCGCGTCGCCGAAGTCGTCGGGATTGGCGCGGTCAAATATGCCGACCTCAGCCAAAATCGCACTAGCAGTTATATCTTCAGTTACGATAAAATGCTGGCCCTGCAAGGGAATACGGCCCCTTATTTGCTTTACGCTTACGTGCGCATTCAGGGAATCAGTCGCAAAGGGGATGTCGATTTCGGTCATATCGGCGCCGGGGCTCAACTCAAGTTCCGCGAAGAAACTGAGTTGGCGTTAGCGAAGCACATTCTCAGTTTGGGCGAAACTATCGGCGCGGTGGAAGCGGATTTACTGCCGAATCGCTTGTGTCAGTACCTGTTCGAACTGAGTCAGAAGTTCAACCAGTTTTACGATCGCTGCCCGGTCTTGCAAGCGAAAGAACCGGAACGCACGTCTCGCTTGGTGTTGTGTGACTTCACCGCCCGCACGTTAAAATTGGGTCTATCTTTGTTGGGGATTCCCGTTCTCGAACGGATGTAG
- a CDS encoding sulfite exporter TauE/SafE family protein: MPELTTEFTLFCFGIVIGAIGAMFGLGGGFLIVPLLSVWGISVVEAAATSLVGVFLTSVSGTVRNWWQGDVDGRSCFQLALFGIPTAQLGAWLGDRLPDRILSIGFALFLFVSLFLLHWRQQKLAGVELPEAIATDREGEISDSWGDRLGQFAQIGAIAGILAGLFGVGGGIVIVPLLLLLTRATLRSAAAISLGAIVPISASALTLHAFNGNILWLPGVCLGLGGIFGAQFGIALMPYLPAKLLDRTFQFLLLALALYMSRPVFLEFRF, from the coding sequence ATGCCGGAACTGACAACCGAATTCACCTTATTTTGCTTCGGTATTGTCATCGGCGCGATCGGCGCCATGTTCGGTCTCGGTGGCGGTTTTTTAATCGTTCCCCTGCTCTCTGTTTGGGGGATTTCCGTGGTTGAAGCCGCCGCCACGAGTTTAGTGGGCGTGTTCCTCACTTCGGTTTCCGGGACTGTGCGAAATTGGTGGCAGGGGGACGTTGACGGGCGATCGTGCTTCCAATTGGCTCTTTTTGGCATTCCGACGGCACAATTGGGGGCTTGGTTGGGCGATCGCCTCCCGGATCGGATACTCAGTATCGGATTTGCTCTCTTTTTGTTCGTCTCCTTGTTTTTACTGCACTGGCGACAGCAAAAATTGGCCGGAGTGGAACTCCCGGAGGCGATCGCGACGGACCGAGAAGGGGAAATAAGCGACAGTTGGGGCGATCGCCTGGGTCAATTTGCTCAAATTGGCGCGATCGCGGGCATTCTCGCCGGATTGTTCGGCGTCGGTGGTGGAATCGTCATCGTTCCTTTATTGTTACTGTTAACGCGGGCAACCCTGCGATCGGCGGCGGCTATCAGTTTGGGGGCGATCGTTCCTATTTCCGCCTCCGCCTTGACCCTGCACGCCTTCAACGGGAATATCTTGTGGCTTCCCGGGGTCTGTCTCGGACTCGGCGGCATTTTCGGCGCCCAATTCGGCATCGCCTTAATGCCCTATTTACCCGCAAAACTACTCGATCGCACTTTCCAATTCTTATTATTGGCCCTTGCTTTATATATGTCTAGACCGGTGTTTTTAGAGTTTAGATTTTAG
- a CDS encoding sulfite exporter TauE/SafE family protein, whose product MSTIPPFALIFLGTVTGIASGILGIGGGLLMVPVLTLTHATVLQATATSLVGVFLSAISGSFRNWRANQLNLWEPLGLALGGIPTAQLGAWLGDRLPDSHLGIAFAVLLLVSMYLIGLRRQLQQPDAAQSPEISSNRRSIALPLLGIGTIAGFLSGLFGVGGGVVMVPLQMVGLKTAIKPAVRNSLGAIAPISASALFRHADQGNVLWVSGLCLGLGCLLGAQIGTRLLHRLPSQLVTLLFKILLVSLAAYMLWEALNS is encoded by the coding sequence GTGTCTACGATCCCTCCCTTTGCCCTCATTTTCCTCGGAACCGTCACCGGAATTGCCTCCGGTATTTTGGGAATTGGCGGCGGGTTGCTGATGGTTCCCGTGTTGACTCTCACTCACGCTACCGTTTTGCAAGCTACCGCCACCAGTTTAGTCGGGGTTTTCCTCAGCGCCATTTCCGGGAGTTTCCGCAACTGGCGCGCCAATCAACTCAATCTCTGGGAACCCCTCGGTTTAGCCCTCGGCGGGATTCCCACCGCACAATTGGGCGCCTGGTTAGGCGATCGCCTCCCCGATTCTCACTTGGGGATTGCTTTTGCCGTGCTTTTACTGGTTTCGATGTACCTCATCGGTTTGCGGCGTCAGTTACAACAGCCAGATGCTGCGCAATCGCCGGAAATCAGCTCGAATAGGCGATCGATCGCCCTTCCCCTCCTCGGAATCGGCACGATCGCCGGATTCCTCTCCGGTTTATTCGGTGTCGGCGGTGGAGTCGTGATGGTTCCGTTGCAAATGGTAGGGTTGAAAACGGCGATCAAACCTGCGGTTCGTAATAGTTTAGGGGCGATCGCGCCCATTTCCGCATCCGCTTTATTCCGCCACGCCGACCAGGGTAACGTTCTCTGGGTCAGTGGTTTATGTTTGGGTCTCGGCTGTCTCCTCGGCGCCCAAATCGGTACTCGTCTGTTACACCGTTTGCCCTCTCAACTCGTCACTTTATTATTTAAAATCCTGTTAGTTTCTTTAGCGGCTTATATGTTGTGGGAAGCCCTCAATTCTTAG
- a CDS encoding ATP-binding protein yields the protein MDPKQLLRLNQGLLAETALLGLGSIVTGGLAGSAAGLAVPVVAGFSNFFAGMTGNNLGTLIERFRNSSDVLRNEDLAKAAGRTVAKALIEKISPNYSDQESLDQLGDKIEEYWVEQAKTLNLFETLQEDRLYQIFSQPPEQFTEYQVLPEPEWREVVTWLFQQGCERGVLGDNLENYQDVIGDLAAELATNFNKHLRQVLKDDANNGGQAFVGMLFDLHGATLAQIAEIRDYLPEIATRDDICRLLQQLDTDIRDELVEIRQTLQQYFDLTKPRLPIPQNCETIIADKVQDFVGRRYVFEKIRDCLQDNPKGYFILEADPGVGKSAILAKLVNISAGHCLAHFNSRGSGIVSAAQFLENICTQLIQGYKLNYDRLPPNTNQDGNVFAELLAEASKTLLLGQKLVIVVDALDEVDLSQQSKGSNVLYLPDNLPDNVYFILSKRPKQLPLPLNDYCTTFDLMQYPAESARDAYRYVEKRWQESLQIQEWVSTRNSTPEQFFTELVVKSENNFMYLRYVLNDIREGLYRNETIDSLPMGLRKYYQKHWLIMGMNDDPLPVEKIRIIYVLSEAREPVSRRLLAKFTGMAEYTLPPVLKLWEQFLRLQNTQGETRYSVYHTSFRDFLNEQAKDAGVDLEDINRRMGDNLADGAPL from the coding sequence ATGGACCCCAAGCAACTGCTGCGACTCAATCAAGGACTTCTCGCCGAAACTGCCCTCCTCGGCTTAGGTTCCATCGTCACCGGGGGGTTAGCGGGTTCGGCGGCGGGGTTAGCGGTTCCCGTGGTCGCTGGATTTTCTAACTTTTTTGCCGGGATGACCGGGAATAATTTAGGCACATTAATTGAGCGATTCCGCAACAGCAGCGATGTGCTACGCAATGAAGATCTCGCCAAAGCCGCCGGACGCACTGTAGCGAAAGCCTTGATCGAAAAAATCAGCCCCAACTATTCCGACCAGGAATCCTTAGACCAATTGGGCGATAAAATCGAGGAATATTGGGTGGAACAAGCCAAAACCCTCAACCTGTTTGAAACCCTTCAAGAAGACCGACTCTATCAGATTTTCAGCCAACCACCGGAACAGTTTACCGAGTATCAGGTGTTACCCGAACCGGAATGGCGGGAAGTGGTCACCTGGTTATTTCAACAGGGATGCGAGAGGGGGGTCTTGGGGGATAACCTGGAGAATTATCAAGATGTCATCGGGGATTTGGCGGCGGAATTAGCCACGAACTTTAATAAACACCTGCGCCAAGTCCTCAAAGATGATGCCAACAACGGAGGTCAAGCCTTTGTGGGGATGTTATTTGACCTGCATGGGGCGACTTTGGCACAAATTGCCGAGATTCGGGATTATTTACCCGAAATCGCCACTCGTGACGATATTTGTCGGCTGTTGCAGCAGTTAGATACAGACATTCGCGATGAACTGGTGGAAATTCGCCAGACATTGCAGCAATATTTCGACCTGACCAAACCCCGCTTACCCATTCCTCAAAATTGTGAAACGATTATTGCCGATAAAGTTCAAGACTTTGTGGGACGGCGTTATGTGTTTGAGAAAATTCGCGACTGTTTACAGGACAACCCCAAAGGCTATTTCATCTTAGAAGCCGACCCTGGTGTAGGCAAAAGTGCGATTCTGGCCAAATTAGTCAATATATCCGCAGGGCATTGTCTCGCCCATTTTAATAGTCGAGGTTCGGGCATTGTCAGCGCGGCTCAATTCCTGGAAAATATCTGCACCCAACTGATTCAGGGCTATAAGCTGAACTATGACCGTCTGCCACCGAATACCAACCAAGATGGCAATGTGTTCGCCGAGTTGTTGGCAGAAGCCAGCAAAACCCTGCTACTGGGACAAAAGTTAGTCATCGTGGTGGATGCCTTGGATGAGGTGGATTTATCCCAGCAAAGCAAAGGCAGTAATGTGCTGTATTTGCCCGATAATTTGCCGGATAACGTCTATTTCATCTTGTCTAAACGCCCCAAACAACTGCCTTTACCTCTGAATGACTACTGCACCACTTTTGATTTAATGCAATATCCGGCAGAAAGTGCCCGGGATGCTTATCGTTATGTGGAGAAACGCTGGCAAGAAAGTCTCCAGATTCAGGAGTGGGTATCGACGCGCAACTCCACCCCAGAGCAGTTTTTTACTGAACTGGTGGTCAAAAGTGAAAATAACTTTATGTATTTGCGCTATGTGTTAAATGATATCCGCGAGGGTTTGTATCGGAACGAAACCATCGATAGTTTGCCAATGGGTCTGCGGAAATATTATCAAAAGCATTGGCTAATTATGGGCATGAATGATGACCCGCTTCCCGTTGAGAAAATCCGCATCATTTATGTCCTTTCGGAAGCGCGAGAACCTGTTTCCCGGCGGTTGCTGGCTAAGTTCACGGGGATGGCGGAATATACATTACCGCCTGTGTTGAAACTATGGGAGCAGTTTTTGCGGTTACAAAACACTCAGGGAGAAACCCGTTACAGCGTCTATCATACCTCGTTTAGGGACTTTCTCAACGAGCAAGCCAAAGATGCAGGGGTTGATCTAGAAGATATTAACCGCCGCATGGGTGACAATCTAGCCGATGGAGCGCCCCTATGA
- a CDS encoding WD40 repeat domain-containing protein: protein MTTKLGDWIQQQLPEDRLHLLRHQPSYFAKGGQVQRLVAWLTDFGFLQQKLEAVGINPLIDDYDLALPLVSEEEQRILKLIQGALRLSAHILASDKTQLTGQLWGRLLSFENPEIVTLLEQAKQAQKQPWLRPLTANLTPPGGALIRTLTGHSDSVNAVAIAPDGKRAVSASLDNTLKLWDLETGTQRTFPGHSSWVNAVAIAPDGKRAVSASDDRTLKLWDLETGTQRTFPGHSDSVNAVAIAPDGKRAVSASADRTLKLWDLETGDVLATFTGHSDSVNAVAIAPDGKRAVSASADRTLKLWDLETGDVLATFTGHSSWVNAVAIAPDGKRAVSASADRTLKLWDLETEDVLATFTGHSSWVNAVAIAPDGKRAVSASADRTLKLWDLETRTQRTFPGHSDSVNAVAIAPDGKRAVSASADNTLKLWDLETGTQRTFPGHSDSVNAVAIAPDGKRAVSASADRTLKLWDLETGDVLAIFTGHSDSVNAVAIAPDGKRAVSTSHDNTLKLWDLDTGTERDTLPGHSDSVNAVAIAPDGKRAVSASDDRTVKLWDLDTGDVLATFTGDGAMNSCAVAPDGVTVVAGDGSGRVHFLRLEGLGG from the coding sequence ATGACCACAAAATTAGGAGATTGGATTCAGCAACAGTTACCGGAAGACCGCCTGCACCTGCTACGACATCAACCCAGTTATTTTGCTAAAGGGGGACAGGTGCAGCGGTTGGTCGCTTGGCTGACGGATTTTGGCTTTTTGCAGCAGAAGTTAGAGGCGGTGGGGATAAACCCCTTAATTGATGATTATGATTTGGCTCTGCCGTTGGTGTCGGAAGAGGAGCAACGGATCTTAAAGCTGATTCAAGGGGCGTTGCGGCTATCGGCGCATATTTTAGCATCGGATAAAACTCAACTAACGGGACAACTTTGGGGGCGGTTGCTGTCCTTTGAGAATCCAGAGATTGTGACTTTACTGGAACAGGCAAAACAAGCTCAGAAACAACCCTGGCTTCGTCCCCTCACCGCCAACCTCACCCCTCCCGGCGGGGCACTGATTCGCACCCTCACAGGGCATAGTGACTCGGTAAATGCAGTCGCGATCGCCCCGGACGGGAAACGAGCGGTCTCGGCATCTTTGGATAACACCCTGAAACTGTGGGATTTGGAGACCGGGACGCAACGCACCTTCCCTGGGCATAGTAGCTGGGTAAATGCAGTCGCGATCGCCCCGGACGGGAAACGAGCGGTCTCGGCATCGGACGATCGCACCCTGAAACTGTGGGATTTGGAGACCGGGACGCAACGCACCTTCCCTGGGCATAGTGACTCGGTAAATGCAGTCGCGATCGCCCCGGACGGGAAACGAGCGGTCTCGGCATCGGCTGATCGCACCCTGAAACTGTGGGATTTGGAGACGGGGGATGTGTTAGCCACCTTCACAGGGCATAGTGACTCGGTAAATGCAGTCGCGATCGCCCCGGACGGGAAACGAGCGGTCTCGGCATCGGCTGATCGCACCCTGAAACTGTGGGATTTGGAGACGGGGGATGTGTTAGCCACCTTCACAGGGCATAGTAGCTGGGTAAATGCAGTCGCGATCGCCCCGGACGGGAAACGAGCGGTCTCGGCATCGGCTGATCGCACCCTGAAACTGTGGGATTTGGAGACGGAGGATGTGTTAGCCACCTTCACAGGGCATAGTAGCTGGGTAAATGCAGTCGCGATCGCCCCGGACGGGAAACGAGCGGTCTCGGCATCGGCTGATCGCACCCTGAAACTGTGGGATTTGGAGACCAGGACGCAACGCACCTTCCCTGGGCATAGTGACTCGGTAAATGCAGTCGCGATCGCCCCGGACGGGAAACGAGCGGTCTCGGCATCGGCTGATAACACTCTGAAACTGTGGGATTTGGAGACCGGGACGCAACGCACCTTCCCTGGGCATAGTGATTCGGTAAATGCAGTCGCGATCGCCCCGGACGGGAAACGAGCGGTCTCGGCATCGGCTGATCGCACCCTGAAACTGTGGGATTTGGAGACGGGGGATGTGTTAGCCATTTTCACAGGGCATAGTGACTCGGTAAATGCAGTCGCGATCGCCCCGGACGGGAAACGAGCGGTCTCGACATCGCATGATAATACCCTGAAACTGTGGGATTTGGACACGGGGACGGAACGGGACACCTTACCTGGGCATAGTGATTCGGTAAATGCAGTCGCGATCGCCCCGGACGGGAAACGAGCGGTCTCGGCATCAGACGATCGCACCGTGAAACTGTGGGATTTGGACACGGGGGATGTGTTAGCCACCTTTACCGGGGATGGTGCGATGAATTCCTGTGCCGTTGCACCAGATGGGGTGACGGTGGTGGCGGGGGACGGGTCGGGGCGGGTGCATTTTCTGCGGTTGGAGGGGTTGGGGGGTTGA
- a CDS encoding ribbon-helix-helix domain-containing protein: protein MTLNKQQEEFIAAQLAQGNFSHPDEVVNAAFKLLEKLQTEYQNWLTETPG, encoded by the coding sequence ATTACCTTAAACAAGCAACAAGAGGAGTTTATCGCTGCCCAGTTAGCCCAGGGCAATTTTAGCCATCCTGATGAAGTGGTGAATGCCGCGTTTAAATTGCTAGAAAAATTGCAAACTGAATACCAAAACTGGCTCACTGAAACCCCAGGGTAA
- a CDS encoding ISAs1 family transposase gives MPLFYLIRDFFCQISLNIQHFCFSAFLLPILSIVVIRIVRLTTFLSLPNGIPSHDTFRRVCSRLDPTQLEARFQNWIGNLLEILGTTVVAIDGKTLRGSYDRKDRLKALQLVSAWCTEHRLVLGQIPVDSKSNEITAIPLLLEQLDLAGTTIAIDAMGTQTAIAQQIQDADADYILALKGNQGNLHTLAGAWFEDFEQQDCPDEWMVDHCHLVESGHHRIESRSCWVFRASDVFGASVSQGWLGLKSVVVIRSQPQLWNQTTCQTRFFLSSLAVDSEQGARNLSILRRLALNLLRRHPGKGSLKMKRYRAGLDPNFLLEILAASLSHPRSYSPS, from the coding sequence TTGCCCCTATTTTACTTGATTAGGGACTTTTTTTGTCAAATTTCTCTTAACATTCAACACTTCTGCTTTTCAGCCTTTCTCCTTCCCATCTTGAGCATCGTCGTAATCCGGATCGTAAGGTTAACTACCTTTCTCTCCCTACCTAACGGAATTCCCTCCCATGATACTTTCCGGCGGGTTTGCTCTCGACTTGACCCCACCCAACTTGAAGCTCGCTTTCAGAATTGGATTGGTAATCTGCTCGAAATACTGGGCACAACTGTAGTCGCTATTGATGGCAAAACCCTGCGTGGTTCCTATGACCGAAAGGATCGCCTCAAAGCCTTACAACTCGTCAGTGCTTGGTGTACAGAACACCGATTGGTTTTAGGTCAAATCCCCGTGGATTCAAAATCTAATGAAATTACAGCAATTCCTCTCCTCCTAGAACAACTAGACTTAGCCGGAACTACGATCGCCATTGATGCCATGGGTACTCAAACGGCTATTGCCCAACAAATTCAGGACGCTGATGCCGATTATATTTTGGCTCTCAAAGGTAATCAGGGGAATCTACATACTCTAGCTGGTGCTTGGTTTGAGGATTTTGAGCAACAAGACTGTCCTGACGAATGGATGGTTGACCACTGCCATTTGGTAGAGAGTGGACATCACCGGATTGAGAGTCGCTCTTGCTGGGTCTTCCGAGCTTCAGACGTTTTTGGAGCCTCGGTTAGTCAGGGTTGGCTCGGACTCAAATCTGTGGTGGTGATTCGCTCTCAACCTCAGTTGTGGAACCAGACTACTTGTCAAACCCGCTTTTTTCTCAGTTCTCTGGCTGTTGATAGCGAGCAGGGGGCGCGTAACCTCAGTATTTTGAGGCGATTGGCATTGAATCTGTTGCGGCGCCATCCTGGGAAGGGGAGCTTGAAAATGAAGCGTTATCGCGCGGGTCTCGATCCTAATTTTCTGCTCGAAATTCTCGCTGCTTCTCTTTCTCACCCCCGATCGTATTCTCCCTCCTAA
- a CDS encoding IS4 family transposase gives MVSNFPEILQKHLSHLPQDDYPVLDTFKFVSIWLNFILDQSQTTMRSLFKRLNIRGESVDISTFSKASKTRSPEVFHRLWDELKKEVAKKSQNSDKELMIFPLDSTIITLTSKLLWHQGYHQLKLFSGINLVTGNPGGISIHLGQGHDSKYGNETIEATPENGVAVMDRGFCSLERIAQLQAQKNRYFVLRIRKNIKLEMLENGEYLMGTGTAQVQGRVVMFCDREEKTEFRLVTNLPETGEGGISNEEIGEFYRLRWQIELLWKFLKMHLKLDKFITKNVNGMEIQIYCCLIGYLILKLVKINQEWGSSLLDKLRYLQAFMCEKISYVHWFRELVFHH, from the coding sequence ATTGTATCAAACTTTCCTGAAATTCTCCAAAAACATCTAAGTCATCTGCCCCAAGACGATTATCCAGTACTAGACACTTTCAAGTTTGTCTCAATTTGGCTAAATTTCATTTTAGACCAGAGTCAAACAACGATGAGAAGTTTGTTTAAAAGACTAAATATTCGCGGAGAATCCGTAGATATATCAACCTTCTCAAAAGCCAGTAAAACTCGTAGTCCAGAAGTTTTTCATCGATTGTGGGATGAATTGAAAAAAGAAGTAGCCAAAAAATCCCAAAATTCAGATAAAGAGTTGATGATATTTCCTTTAGATTCAACCATTATCACTTTGACGAGTAAACTCTTATGGCATCAAGGATATCACCAATTGAAACTGTTTAGTGGCATTAACTTAGTGACAGGAAACCCAGGAGGAATATCAATTCATTTGGGTCAAGGACACGATAGCAAATATGGAAATGAAACGATAGAAGCCACGCCGGAAAACGGAGTCGCCGTAATGGATAGAGGTTTTTGCAGCTTAGAAAGAATTGCCCAACTTCAAGCTCAAAAAAATCGCTACTTCGTCTTGAGAATCCGAAAAAACATTAAATTAGAAATGTTAGAGAATGGGGAATATTTAATGGGGACAGGAACAGCACAAGTACAAGGAAGAGTAGTAATGTTTTGCGACCGGGAAGAAAAAACTGAATTTCGCTTAGTGACGAATTTGCCAGAGACAGGAGAAGGAGGAATAAGTAACGAAGAAATTGGTGAATTTTATCGACTACGCTGGCAAATTGAATTGCTGTGGAAGTTCTTGAAAATGCACTTAAAGTTGGATAAATTTATCACGAAAAATGTGAATGGAATGGAAATCCAGATTTATTGCTGTTTAATCGGATATCTAATTTTAAAATTAGTAAAAATTAACCAAGAATGGGGTTCATCATTATTAGATAAGTTGCGATATTTACAGGCTTTTATGTGTGAAAAGATTAGTTATGTCCACTGGTTTAGAGAGCTAGTTTTCCATCACTGA